The following proteins are encoded in a genomic region of Arachis stenosperma cultivar V10309 chromosome 4, arast.V10309.gnm1.PFL2, whole genome shotgun sequence:
- the LOC130973603 gene encoding uncharacterized protein LOC130973603 isoform X1 gives MKPIAAIRASIAARTSSLKLERRCNHRMLSSLAPPRLSREQENVRKGNHRGAAVAAVLMGSPSFCSRGCCVAGAPRRRCWRQKTAAAAARGRPCSCQTPFHSSLGSGSGSFMLGFILLSVGAAIFLSPLLELAGVNRWSCGCAVLSFLLVHCGCCKSGLELRMRLPRCGPREKLSLSRS, from the exons ATGAAGCCCATCGCCGCCATTCGCGCCTCTATCGCTGCCAGAACGTCGTCGCTGAAGCTTGAACGCCGCTGCAACCACCGCATGTTATCATCTTTAGCTCCGCCGCGTTTAAGTCGCGAACAGGAGAATGTGCGCAAAGGAAACCACCGCGGAGCTGCCGTCGCCGCCGTGTTGATGGGCTCGCCGTCGTTCTGCTCGCGTGGCTGCTGCGTTGCCGGAGCTCCTCGCCGCCGCTGCTGGCGCCAGAAAACCGCGGCTGCAGCCGCCAGAGGACGCCCCTGCAGCTGCCAAACCCCATTCCACTCCAGTTTGGGTTCCGGCTCTGGTTCGTTTATGCTGGGTTTTATTCTCCTGAGTGTCGGAGCCGCCATTTTCTTG TCGCCGCTGTTGGAGCTTGCCGGAGTTAACCGCTGGAGCTGTGGCTGTGCTGTACTTAGTTTCTTATTGGTACA CTGTGGTTGCTGCAAAAGTGGTTTAGAGTTGAGGATGAGACTGCCGCGTTGTGGGCCGAGAGAAAAACTGAGTTTATCACGTAGCTAA
- the LOC130973603 gene encoding uncharacterized protein LOC130973603 isoform X2 encodes MKPIAAIRASIAARTSSLKLERRCNHRMLSSLAPPRLSREQENVRKGNHRGAAVAAVLMGSPSFCSRGCCVAGAPRRRCWRQKTAAAAARGRPCSCQTPFHSSLGSGSGSFMLGFILLSVGAAIFLSPLLELAGVNRWSCGCAVLSFLLSSCGCCKSGLELRMRLPRCGPREKLSLSRS; translated from the exons ATGAAGCCCATCGCCGCCATTCGCGCCTCTATCGCTGCCAGAACGTCGTCGCTGAAGCTTGAACGCCGCTGCAACCACCGCATGTTATCATCTTTAGCTCCGCCGCGTTTAAGTCGCGAACAGGAGAATGTGCGCAAAGGAAACCACCGCGGAGCTGCCGTCGCCGCCGTGTTGATGGGCTCGCCGTCGTTCTGCTCGCGTGGCTGCTGCGTTGCCGGAGCTCCTCGCCGCCGCTGCTGGCGCCAGAAAACCGCGGCTGCAGCCGCCAGAGGACGCCCCTGCAGCTGCCAAACCCCATTCCACTCCAGTTTGGGTTCCGGCTCTGGTTCGTTTATGCTGGGTTTTATTCTCCTGAGTGTCGGAGCCGCCATTTTCTTG TCGCCGCTGTTGGAGCTTGCCGGAGTTAACCGCTGGAGCTGTGGCTGTGCTGTACTTAGTTTCTTATTG AGTAGCTGTGGTTGCTGCAAAAGTGGTTTAGAGTTGAGGATGAGACTGCCGCGTTGTGGGCCGAGAGAAAAACTGAGTTTATCACGTAGCTAA
- the LOC130973603 gene encoding uncharacterized protein LOC130973603 isoform X4 — protein MKPIAAIRASIAARTSSLKLERRCNHRMLSSLAPPRLSREQENVRKGNHRGAAVAAVLMGSPSFCSRGCCVAGAPRRRCWRQKTAAAAARGRPCSCQTPFHSSLGSGSGSFMLGFILLSVGAAIFLSPLLELAGVNRWSCGCAVLSFLLVQVAVVAAKVV, from the exons ATGAAGCCCATCGCCGCCATTCGCGCCTCTATCGCTGCCAGAACGTCGTCGCTGAAGCTTGAACGCCGCTGCAACCACCGCATGTTATCATCTTTAGCTCCGCCGCGTTTAAGTCGCGAACAGGAGAATGTGCGCAAAGGAAACCACCGCGGAGCTGCCGTCGCCGCCGTGTTGATGGGCTCGCCGTCGTTCTGCTCGCGTGGCTGCTGCGTTGCCGGAGCTCCTCGCCGCCGCTGCTGGCGCCAGAAAACCGCGGCTGCAGCCGCCAGAGGACGCCCCTGCAGCTGCCAAACCCCATTCCACTCCAGTTTGGGTTCCGGCTCTGGTTCGTTTATGCTGGGTTTTATTCTCCTGAGTGTCGGAGCCGCCATTTTCTTG TCGCCGCTGTTGGAGCTTGCCGGAGTTAACCGCTGGAGCTGTGGCTGTGCTGTACTTAGTTTCTTATTGGTACA AGTAGCTGTGGTTGCTGCAAAAGTGGTTTAG
- the LOC130973603 gene encoding uncharacterized protein LOC130973603 isoform X3, with protein MKPIAAIRASIAARTSSLKLERRCNHRMLSSLAPPRLSREQENVRKGNHRGAAVAAVLMGSPSFCSRGCCVAGAPRRRCWRQKTAAAAARGRPCSCQTPFHSSLGSGSGSFMLGFILLSVGAAIFLSPLLELAGVNRWSCGCAVLSFLLLWLLQKWFRVEDETAALWAERKTEFIT; from the exons ATGAAGCCCATCGCCGCCATTCGCGCCTCTATCGCTGCCAGAACGTCGTCGCTGAAGCTTGAACGCCGCTGCAACCACCGCATGTTATCATCTTTAGCTCCGCCGCGTTTAAGTCGCGAACAGGAGAATGTGCGCAAAGGAAACCACCGCGGAGCTGCCGTCGCCGCCGTGTTGATGGGCTCGCCGTCGTTCTGCTCGCGTGGCTGCTGCGTTGCCGGAGCTCCTCGCCGCCGCTGCTGGCGCCAGAAAACCGCGGCTGCAGCCGCCAGAGGACGCCCCTGCAGCTGCCAAACCCCATTCCACTCCAGTTTGGGTTCCGGCTCTGGTTCGTTTATGCTGGGTTTTATTCTCCTGAGTGTCGGAGCCGCCATTTTCTTG TCGCCGCTGTTGGAGCTTGCCGGAGTTAACCGCTGGAGCTGTGGCTGTGCTGTACTTAGTTTCTTATTG CTGTGGTTGCTGCAAAAGTGGTTTAGAGTTGAGGATGAGACTGCCGCGTTGTGGGCCGAGAGAAAAACTGAGTTTATCACGTAG